CGACTCCGACACCGAGGGGGTCGGCGAACCCGGTGAGCCCGCCGAGGAGCTCCTCGGCGCCGCTCTGGCAGGCAGGGTCCCAGGGGAGCGTGGTGTAGCCGGCGGCGGCGAGCGCGTCGATCGTCGGCTGGAGCTTCTCGGGCCCTTCGGCGGAGTCGGCGACGTCGGTCCAGACGACGAAGAACGAGTCCTCGGTCGTGGCGGGGTCGATCGACGCGGGCCATGCGAGCGTGGGCGCGGTGCCGTCCGCGTCGGCGTCGGGCGTCGTGTCGTCGTCGGAACCGGTGCACGCCGCGGTGCCGAGGGTGACCGCGGCGGCGAGCAGGAGGGCAGCGGCGGTGCTGCGGGGTGTTCGGCGCATGGGCGGGATCCTCACACGGGACAAACCGCCCAGGCGACGAGGTGAATCGTTTAGGCCCCGGCGCTGCGTCGACCGTGCGGATCGCACGACGGCGGGCGCCGCGTCGGGCGTCCGGGCAGGTGGGCCGGGGTGGCGGCGGGCCGCGTGGCCGCCGTCACCGGACTGGATTTCGCAGCCGGGCACTCGCCCGTGTAGCCTTGCACGCGCTGCCCCGATAGCTCAGTCGGCAGAGCGTCTCCATGGTAAGGAGAAGGTCAAGGGTTCGATTCCCTTTCGGGGCTCTGTGGTGTGTCCGGGGCCGTGGTTCATTCCGCGGCCTCGGGGCATCCGAGGCGGGGTAGCTCAGCTGGTCAGAGCGCACGACTCATAATCGTGAGGTCGCGGGTTCAAGCCCCGCTCCCGCTACAGCCAGTGTGACCCAGGCGGCGCGTCGGTCGGCGCGTCGGGACAGCAGATTGCAGGCGCCCCCCGCGGCGCGAGGAGACAAGATCATGGCCAGCAAGAGCGCGGACGTCCGCCCGAAGATCACGCTCGCCTGCACGGAGTGCAAGGAGCGGAACTACATCACGAAGAAGAACCGTCGGAACGACCCCGACCGGCTCGAGATGAAGAAGTACTGCCCGCGCGACAACCGGCACACGGTCCACCGCGAGACCCGCTGAGCCGCGCCCCACGGGGCCGCAGGACTCCAGGCACGCCCCCGGCTCCCCGCCGGCGGGCGTGCTTGTGCTTTGAAGGCCGACACGGCCGACGCGACGGACGACAGGAGCACCGAGGATGCCGGTCGACACCGGGTACGCCGGGCGCGAGTACGCGCCGAACGCGCCGTACGAGGTCGGGCGCGAGAAGCTGCGCGAGTTCGCCGCCGCCGTGGGCGCGACGCACCCCGCGCACACCGACCCGGAGGCCGCGCGAGCGCTCGGTCACCCCGA
The sequence above is a segment of the Cellulomonas fimi genome. Coding sequences within it:
- the rpmG gene encoding 50S ribosomal protein L33, with the protein product MASKSADVRPKITLACTECKERNYITKKNRRNDPDRLEMKKYCPRDNRHTVHRETR